The DNA window tggaaaacccaaggaccaaaagcccgtCTCAGGGCTAGAAGGCCGGTTGAGTCATGAGACGGCCTAAGCCTCCGGGCTACagtgctccctcaccacctttcgcccaggggacggcttaggctccaaagaggttttttgcaaagaaatcagatcagagacaacaagagggcaaaggctcagaaatataagacaaacgattaaagaaacacgaATACTTCCAAAGAAAGGCCACCACGGCCACAAACGTTACGATACATAGTTAACCcctactctatttacatggccgcttgggcccaggtcaaggctcagcacCTCCGGCATCGGCGGACgacgggggagggaccacctcctcttcaaacaacgttgccagcgcggtgccagggccttccgccgcctccaacagcttcatcaCCACCTCATCGGCCTCGTCGTCATCACcgggcaagacgtagccatcgctgatggcttgaaggtcgacaccaatgtagtgcgaggcgatgacggccagtgcACGCTTGACACCTGTATGCAGCGCTCCTCGAAGCCGCtcacgcacttgaccgctcagCGCAATCAgatggctcccaagggagctgcctgactaaaccccctcgaccaccagggcctcgcaggtggcACGGGCAGCACTCTTcagtgcctcgtgctccccgatctcagtctcgagcaccgtctgcaccgcgctggaagcctcggctgcccgggtaacctccgcctctgactctgcaccacggaaaatggaatgaggttgagcatgggaaaaaacaacctaaattaggggcggaagcctacggaactcacccttggccttctgctcccagcatcgggtctcgacctgacaggcctcggctttctccttccagcgcagggcctcggcccgggaagcctcggccttctccttcaggcgctgggcctcaacctaagaagcctcggccgccctggaagcttcactccccagctctgcgtcacacaagaaagttagggaacgaacataaggaaaagaaaataaaacgaggggactaggactcaccctcggtcgtccccctccaaaccacagcctcggttcgcGAGGCCTTAGCTGCTGCAAGAGCCTCATCCAAAGCACCttttgtcagctggtgcgcattatgttccgcccctagctgcccagcaatagccgtggccgaggccgtagcttctaCGGCTCGAgccctaaaggcatcccgatcactagccgcgcgggtgagctcctcctccaactccttgacccgcgccgccagaggggcgagctactcctgggccgtggccgcctcgaccttcgcatcggcacaacgaaggcgaaggtcctccacctctacgctccgagccgacaggagctcgttggcgccggcaagaaggcccttttgccgctgaagctggtcccagacatccctctctcggtggaggaagaccgacttcccaagagatcgggtctcgagctcctaggggaAACAGAataggggtcaatccctacagAGAGCTcagaaaaagaccaccgcatgggaaaagaaagcacgaaACTGGGCAACTACGGGCAAATcattggccaccacggacagcgccatccgtagagaccgctccgccagctggcgatactgctcgaacgtgtcccagcgaccaccctcggccgcgtcctcgagagcaaacagaggctctgcctcaggatcatcccggctttgccacaggacacgcgggtggTTCCACCCGCGGGGCTCAGGTCGCACCCgcgcgagggccgagcttccctcgcccggggtTGGAGCCGGCTGGTCCACGACACCGGCCACCTCGGCGCTGGCCATCTCCTGCacccaggaagtatcgtcggaggagatcggaagaacttccacctcccaggcgctctctcgcaacggcggcgggccctgaaccaagggtgccgccaAGGCCTTCACCACCTTCATCTCCATTTCCTAGGCTGGCAGCCCCGCCACGATCGCATCAGCGTCGGTGGTCTCGAGGGCTCCGGCCtcggccatcgtggcctcggtggtcccgggggctccggcctccgccatcgtggcctcggtggtctcgggggctccggcctccgccatcgtggcctcggcggtCGTGAGGGCCCCAGTGCTCGCCGCAGCGGCCTCGATGGTCCCGGGCGCCGTAGTCTCCGTCACCCCGTCCTGCGAAACCCCGGGGACCTCGGTCCCGGTGGTCTCGGCGGCCAAGGGAACCTCGGCCGCATCGAACCCACGAGCCTCGCCATCATGGGGCGAAGGCACTGCCTCCCCCTCCTGTGTCAGGGCCGCCTCGACAGCCCCTCCTTGAGTGGCCAGCTCcctcgggtcggccctcgccgacgccgcgccacaaTGCAGGGCGGCTTGCGcttccaccacccagtgggccaTGGAGCcagggttaaccttgagcgctttaaggggcgccaaggtaggcacctccgcaggcCGCTTTCAGCTAAACACAAGACGATCACGGGGTCAGCACAAAACAAAAGCATGAACAGAAGGCACTGCggccccaccaaaaatacacctacctcgagcggggcggcaaccgcttcaccACGACAACCCTTATCCGCAAAGGCGGTGGTGGCGACAGAGGCATGGCCTCcgtgtccatcggcgccggttggtcctcaacggaccccggcgccccctcaGTCCCCTGTAGGGGCAGTTGCGTCGTCTCCGCCGCCActtgctccaccgccgccgccgagcccactgggctgacgacctgtttgcccaacgcccgcgcctcgggcgtgttggccttggccccggagcgggcaattgCCAACCTCGGGTGtggttctcctcctcctcccgggagcGCGGGGCTCGTGGCCAATGCCCCGAGCACCATCTCccctacgtcagggagatggtccagggggcCCCGCCCCATCTTGCCCTCATCATCCCCGTCCGATGCCTTCGTCGATAGTGACGgagacggggattcctccaacgggagaccatccttcctttgttgacggcgacgcttgtccagctcctcgcgcgcgaggatcttcttcgtgcgctttgcCACCTTGGCGTCTTTCCATTTTTTCTGCGCATcagcgtgcgcccggttgatcgcccgccgcctcgcgtcctcgggaacgggcggcggagaggagcgcacgtccctcatcccctgcaggaacggcaaacatgcataagggaacaagaagtAAGAAGAAACGGGGGAGACTCGGGGGCTACAGCGGCGcacaacttaccagcgagaggaacccccgcgatggtcgcatcacgatgggggtcaagttgccgcccctcagcttcacctctaccgtctcccccacccgacgaagaatttcctcatcggaaagggcggaggaggacatccagatgccctcaatgggctcacccggcctcatctcgaatagccgccgccgccgagccatcagcggtagcaccctccggcggtggaaggcagccacgaccatagccacggtgaggccatggccccatagcctctccagcccctccagaagcggctgcagcttgggctggtcgtccctcgggacgccgtacttccacctcttcgggcagctccccacaatctgcccagtgtaggggggaagtcctccgtcgtcgttgcgaaggtagaaccagctcgtgtaccatcggtgATTGGATGatgcgagctgggccgggatgtagaggtgctggcggtcctggcgcacttggagagtgtagccgccggccctcgtcgctttccttgtgcccgacgtgcccgtcggcttagtggtgtgccccgcccggaagagatggagccacaactcccaatggggagcaatcccaagtacccctcgcagacggcaacgaagatggccgcctgtgcgatggagttggggttgaagttgtggagctccacgccgtagtagtgtgggagcgcctgcatgaaccgatccgccgggacgccgaggccacgctcgtgaaaggagacgaagctcatgacGTAGCCGTCGTGAGGCCTTGGCTCTAGCTCGCCAtatggagcgatccactccggcctattggGGTCCGTCACCAGACGAAGGAGTCCGCCATCGATGAGCGACTTGAGCATCTCCACGGTAACGTCAgaaggatcccaagggtccgcctcgatgataatgatgtcgccggccatgagtgcggtggagggattggatgcggcggtgagttttttctctctctctcactctctcgctctttctcgctttctccctagctcgctcttctcccttcttcttcccggcacccgctgctctagcggcggctcgatgggggcagagctaacgtaggcaaggtaaggtgaggaggggcgagactctttgagtatttatgcagggtgaaggcgaaacagatgggcgatgaaatcggggaagtttcccctggATCCGTCGTGGTTAACCCCGATCTGATTTTACCACCCACGCGCCCATCTTTTTCTCATTAATTACGGGAaaagttatgtcccatccaccacgtcacacCCGACTGCTGCGGCAGCAGGCGTTGTTCCGTCTCCCtagaaaaccacctcaaaaggcgtgccAGCTTTTGCTGAGctgatggggaagatattccccccgccctattcctttcagatgaaggaaccgggctctgatcctattatggtccaggggttcgaaggctgggcccccaggggttttgacagccgccccaggacaacagagtcagggacgaccgcgagcgagcccatatggggccaaggcccaagcaagcgaaacgcttgggacgccccaAGTTGTGTCCAAGATCGGCtgggaggtctccaaatgggatcccaccgtagggaggcgccgagccaccgaggcccagcaaacggccttggcacccactagagaaacccttcggTACTCTTGGaatgcgtctctggaccgc is part of the Miscanthus floridulus cultivar M001 chromosome 9, ASM1932011v1, whole genome shotgun sequence genome and encodes:
- the LOC136479678 gene encoding uncharacterized protein is translated as MAHWVVEAQAALHCGAASARADPRELATQGGAVEAALTQEGEAVPSPHDGEARGFDAAEVPLAAETTGTEVPGVSQDGVTETTAPGTIEAAAASTGALTTAEATMAEAGAPETTEATMAEAGAPGTTEATMAEAGALETTDADAIVAGLPA